ATAACAGTTTTCTTTGGTTGGTGGGTGATTTCGTTAGGATTAGTAATTTCCGCAATACTCATTGGTTGAGTAATTACACGTTTATGGCCTAAACTATCAGAAAGCCGCTGTGATTTTTCAACAGAAAGTTTACCGAACTCATAGCGTGCAATCAGCCTTCCTTTACGCAACAGCGCGCTATCAATAGCCGATAATTCGCTGTTAAAAGAACATACCAGCTGGATATTCAGACAGTCGCTCAGCAAGCCATCAGAAAGGTTTAGCAAATTGGCCACCGCCGCATTGCCGGAAATTTTCCTGTCCAGGATTACATTCTCTGCGTCTTCTATCACCAGTATTGAGTTGGGATTCTGAATAAGTAATTCCATAAAACCCGGCTCGATAATATTCGTTGCCATTTCTGATGAAATAAAAAGTACCCGCTTCTTCAGTTTACCAATCAGGTAACGGAGATAAGTCGTTTTTCCAGTTCCCGGAAGTCCATGCAACAAAACAATTCCTTTGTCTTTATCTTTCTTCAGGCGTTCCTGGATCAGGTTATCTATCTCTTTAAAATCATCTTCATAACATAAATCAAGATCGAGTTTGGTACGTTTGATTTCCATGCTTGTCAGGCCAAAGCTACCTTTCTTAGCAGTAACGAGATTGATCTCGTGTGGCTGTCTTTTGGCTCTGCGCCTGGTTTTGGCAGCTACTTCCGTGAATCGCTGTATAAAGGCAGTATCGTCCGCATAGAAAAGTTCCATATAGGAGCTTGCCATGAAAATCATACGATTATTTGTCAGCATATAAATTACCTCATCATAATCGTACTTCTTCTTTTTGCTATTGTATTCCAGGTCCCGGAATACCTGTGTTATTTCATCTTTCAGCTCTGCTTCTATCTTTACGGCCATTTTCTCAATATCTACATCGTAGATGGTGCTGATATTTGGCAGTATACCAAACTGTCTGATATAGGCAGCCTGCGCATTGATGAAAGTATCGTTGACTAAGTCTATATTATTATTTACAGGATTATTTTTAAACTGTCCCATTTTCGTATAGTTGTTATTGTTAGATAAAGACTTACCGGAGCCGTTGCTCCGGCAAATCATTCTTATCATTAGTGGCCGAAACATAACAGCCACGGGGGTTAGGGTTAAACTCAAACAGAGACGAAAAAATATATCTTTTAAAGGAAGTTACCATATGGCAGGACAAGATTATCCTGCCGTTACAGTGTATTTACCTCCTCAATAAATCTTTTTAAATAAAAAAACCCGGCCTGTTTCAGAAACGGACCGGGCTACTAACGTTAACGTATACACTACGTTACGACATACCTTCTCCGTTTAGCTTTGTTTAAGGCAAAGCTATCTCCGAACCATTTACCACGGCGCGTTTCAGCGGCAGTGTTCAACAGCAGGCTTAATGATTTTTGATTAATTACATGCGGTTCCGTCATCGAAAACTAGCAATAAAAAAAGCCCGGATCAGCGATCCGGGCTTCTGTTTATCGTTACAAATATATTAATCTACTTGTAAAAGTAAAACGCCCGGAACCCGCTATCACCCAGCGCTGAGCCAGGATTTGCGACGTTCATGTGGTTGTAAATGCGTTTCATTTTTATAAGTTTGATATTGTTATTATTAATTTGACGTTGCAAAGATAAATACTAAAGATTTGATATTGCAAATTTTTGACAAACTTTTTTTTGTTTTTTTTCTAACTCGATGTAAACAGGGTTGCTATATCGATTTTATGCTTTCTTCAGCAACACTTTCTGTGTAAGAAAATCATTCGCAGCATCAATCACCTGTAACAGATCATTCCAGCTTTCCGCCTTCTCGAAAGAATGCTTGTAAACCTTTATGATATTGACATGCAGCTTATCACCATCTATCTTACTATCTACTATAAATGAACCTGTTGCGTTGTCAACTTTTCTTGTCAGCTTGTCTGCTCCTTCCAGTTTATAACCAGCAGGAATAGTAAGCGTTATCTGATGTTCAAAACTCCTTGCGAAAGGCTCGTAAATATCAACAGTACGGGTACGCTGTTCTGCTTTTACCTGTAATTGCTTACCTATAATTCTGCCAATATCAAAGATATAATTATTACCCGCTTTCTTCAGAAAGCCCTCCATGCTGAATTTGGTATCATATACCAAATCAGGATCAGTATGGCGCAAGCCCATCTTCCTGACTTTGTAATAGGAAATATCTTTCGGCTCTACATCAAACTCTCCTTTGATTTCACCTTTGAAAGCATCCTTCTGGTCTTTACGCGCCTGCGCAAAAGCGTTGGTATACTCATCCGCCAGTGCCCGGTTTCTTTTACTATCGGCAAATTCTTCCATGAACGACTGCTCTACGCCCAGTGCTCTTCTCTCTTCGTCATAGTAGTCTTCGAACAACAGTAATTCTTTCTGTCCATCTAGTCTCAGTCCGCCTTTCAGGATAGTATTGCGGTCTACCAGCAGCTGCGACATAGCATTGTCGATCGAAATGTTCAGCTTTTCGATGTGCGTATTTTCTTCGGCGCTGGTGGAAGGAATTTCAACAGCCTTTTCATATCCGGATTCTCCTCTTTTAGGTTTCCCGGCAGCTACCGTAGAAACAGGGGCTTTTTGTCCTTCATACTCAGCAAGCATTTCAGCGCATTGTGTAAACACACCTTCAGCTGATAAATATACTGGCTTTGGTGTCTTGGTACGTAATACATACTCAAAATCATCTGCATTGAAAGTTTCCTTTTGTGGCGCACCATACCTGGAAGTTACCAGGAGAATATCACTGTAAATACCCTGGTATTTCAACACATCATTCAGCAACATCAGGAACATACGATTATTGGAAGTACGGTAGTTTCTCTCAAGTCCAACGTTGATTTTATCATTTGGCTGAACACGATAGAAGGCCATATAGCGGAACGCATAGTACGCATAGTAAGGAATACTATCATCCGGAATATCTTTCTTAACAGCACGGCTATACGTTTTCAGCATATCATTTACAGTACGCTTATAATTACCTACACCCGCAACAGCGATGTATTTTAGCACCTCGTTTGTATAGGCATCTGCCGCATCCCGTACATCCATGTATGAAGGATCCTTTTTAAAGGTGCCTGGTGCAGCATGTACATCTATCGCACTACCCAACCCGAAACTTACTTTCATTCTAATCAGCGGAATCTGACGGATAGGCGCCATCCACAAATCTGTTGGTCTGCTCGGGAGGTTCTTCACCAGTAAATCGAAGGAGCTTCCATCTTCCTTTCTGCTGATCTTCAGGTCTGGCGCACCATTCATCAGGCGATATCTAACGGAATATTTATCGCTGATATCTCCGTGAACGGAAAACTGTTTCATCGGCTTATCTTCTCCCAGCACAAAAAACTGTTCATCGATAGGCGTTTCTGGTGTATGAATCTGTTCTACCTTCACATAATAATCGATAACATCACCTACCTGCAGATCAGGAATAGCGAGCTTACTTTTTTGCAGTTTGTCATCATCTTCCTCGTTCACCAGCTCATCTGCTACTTTAACTTCTTTCACAGCACCATCTGGCTTAATGATGCGTACGCCAATGAAAGTAGCTGCATTAGCGGTTCTATGACGTCTGAAACCAACGGCCTGCAGTTTCTTAAAGCTAAATTGGGAATATTCATCCAGGGCAACCTTGTCATTGATCTTTATCATTTCCCGGACCGTCCTGGAATAATAAATATCTCTCCCACCGTAGGCACCAAAGGATGTCATGTCGATATCCTTTACCCGCCATAATTTGAGATCGATATGTTTTGCCAGCAGTACAGCTGATTCCTTTGTATCAACATCCTTCAGGTCAGGGTGCTGAAAGGCGGGAATGTTCCAGTTCCAGATTTCATTTCTGACTACAGTGGCGCGCTCATTGTACTTATCATAATTTCTTTTGCTTTGTGCAAATCCTTGTACAGTAAGGATAGTACAGATAACAGCAAGTTGCAGTACTCTCATGTGTAATTAGGGATATATTATTTTTTACTAAGGGTTACTTGTTCCAGATAGGCTTTATCTAATGATTGAATGTCGCTGTTCCATTGTGCAAATGCCGCTTTAGGCAACCAGTTATTTTTGATAATCAATTCTTTACGGTAAACCACTTTTGCACCGGCCAGTTTGTAGGACAGATGGAATGCGTAACCGTCCCTGTCTATCTTCAGCTCCTGCGGCAATTCTGCTTTATAGCCAGCAGGGATATCCAGGCTGGTTTCATGTATCAGGTGATGTTTATAGGAAAACAGATAATCAGATGTTCTTTTGGCTGTATCGATATTAAAGCCAGAGAACTCTTTACGGAAGTCCATTTCGATAAACATATCATCACCGAAACCGCTGACAGCATCCTGAAATTTAAGGTCATAGTTGATATTCAGGCGTTGGTTCCAGTTGTTCATATCAGACTGCTGAAGGCTGGAAATCACATATTTATCGTTAGTTTCATTCAGGTATCTCTGCAAAGCATTGCTTACTTTCTCTTTGCGGATACCATTTACCTGGCTGAGTAAAAATTCTTTGCTTTCTCCGTCCCATTCGTGTTGTACTTTACCTACCAGGGCATTGCCTTCTACATGCAGGGTTCTTTTTTCTGTTTCTGTATTCTGGAGGTAAGAGCATAGCGGCACACGGTCCAGGATAAACGAATTTCCATCTTCAATCATTACCTGCCTGTTCTGGATACGCTGGGCATATTGATTTACGCCAATGTAAGTTTCTGTGGCGTCGAGGAACATCCTTTTGCCTTTGAAGTTGAGTGCGCAGATCATGTGGTTATCTACCGCCATGCTGGGGATGGAGTAATCGTAGGCGATACGGTCGGTACCTATCCAGCACAGGCGTGCATCATAGCCGAGGGCTTTCAGCAGGCCACGGGTCAGGTTAGCCATGCCTTTACAGTCGCCATATTTATGTTGCAGCACAGATTGTGCTGCTTCCGGTTTGAAGCCGGCAATACCGTCTTCAAATGCGATATAGCGGATATTGTCCTGTACCCAGTTGTATACAGCAGCGATTTTGGCGGTATCAGCAGTGATTCCTTTGGTGATTTCCAAAGCTTTCGTTTTGATAACATCATCTTTATCACCTATTTGTTTTACCAGGGAATGGTACCAGTTATAGAGGTCAGCAGTTTTATTAAAATATTGCTGATCACCATCTTTAGTATTTGCAGACTGACTGAGTACTAACAGGTGTGGGTATACGTAGGTCGGGCCGGGAGATTTTTCATCCCTGGAAGTTGCCGGCAGGTTTGTAGCGGTAAAGGTGTATACATCCGCATCTTTGCGGCTGTTATAGGTCACTTCCTTTTTTATATTGAAGCCATTGAAATTCATTTCCTTAAGCTCCACTTTCATCCATTTAGGCACAATGATAGTCACTGTTTTGGCAGCCACCGGGAATGACTCCGTGAAATAGATGCTGGTAAGGTATCGTGGGTCAAGGAAAGTTTTCTGCAATTCAACCCTTGACTCGCTACCTTTTTTTATCAAGTCGAGTTTTACACCACAGATTTTAGCATCAGAATAGAAGATATCATCTATGGAGTAATTGGCGTAGATGGGTTGGATATCTTTACGTCTGGCGTTATCTATATACACTTTAACCTCATCTATCCGGCTTTTATCGTCATAGAATTCGGCGAAAGGAATGGTGGTGCGGTATTGATTGCAGAGGTAAGCTACTTTCAGGTCCTGGCGAATGTTTACGGGGTTGTCTTTTTCACCGGATAAAACAAATTCGTATTGTTCTTCCTTATTGGCGATAGTTACATTTTTATCGGTATCGTCAGCGGCAAAGATAGGTTTTGTGTATAGCAGAAAGCTTATACAAAGGAATAGGTAGTGCAGGGATCGACTCATAAGTATACTGATTACTATTAAATATACACATAATAAAATTATTTTTATTAAAAAGCCGTCTCTACAATGTAGAGACGGCTTTAAGTAATCAGCATACCAGGGAATTAACAAGAATAGATGACCATATTGGTCGACCTCAAATTATATTAATACCGCGCTGTCTTCGAACTGTTTTTCCACTCTTTGCATTTGGCGGATATGTCGTTCGATATGTTTGGTAAGGAAATAGATATATTGATAGATATCCAGTTTGCCCAGGTGGTTGACAGACATGTTGGTGAATACCAGCATACCTTCTCCGTTTTTGAGCAGGGATACATTGTACATGCATTGTGCATACTGTTGCTTCAGTGTGGCTTTGATTTCGGCAAGGCTTTTCATGCCTTCAGGTTCCATATGTTCCGGCCTGACCCATCCGAATGATTTACTACCGATCACATCGATTTGTTCAAACTTATCTTCATAATCTGCCGGTACAATCACGGTATGACCTGTTCTTTTACGATCCAGGGCACGACGGGTTGATTTGTTGATGATGAGCAACAGGAAATAATTGGTCAGTGTGATATGTTCCAACACTTCCCTGATACTCCACTGTTCTGTATCTGGTTTGAAGTCCAGCAATGCCTGGTCTTTTTCAAACCATTGGTCTAACTCCCTGAAATTGGTGAGTAAAGCCTCTCTTACTACTTGGATTACATTCCTCATGGGTGCTTCGTTTTTGGGGTTATGTACTATACCTGGCTTTCACGGGTTAAGCACATAACGTATTTATAATAGAGATTTCCCGGTGTTAAGAGGGTCAGGGGGAAACAATAAGGCCTGACCGCAATTACGGGCCAGGCCTAATAATGTAAGGGTAGGTTACAAAATTATGTACGCGGTCCGTATGGTTTTTTCAAGGCAAAACCATCCTGTTTACACCATGGTTGTTTCGCCGTGGTGTAAAAAAACTGTTTAGTTATCTTCTGAATAATTTTACTATTCAATGTCGTCATCGCTGTCTGCTTCAAAAGCAAAAAGGTCCCGCTTATTCAGCGGGACCTTTGTTTATATCGTTTGATAACTTTACTATCGTTAACAATCGGTGCAACATGCCCGCAATCCGGTCCTGACCTGCTTCTTGCAGGACGCGGCTTGAATCTTATATGTTGTGAAAAGTTGCACAGTTATGTTTAATTGAAACAAAGGTAATTTTTATTTTTTATCAATAATAAAAATCATCCTACTTTTTTTGTAGAGATAACAATTAATTCATGATATCCTACGTTGTCTCCTGCACCATCAAAATAAACTTAACTGGGAAGAAGGGCGTTGAAACGCATCGGTATTGAATTCGAAACGTTCCTGGTTTAACCCATGCTTCTTTATATGTATACGAAATTGTTGTCTTATCAGATCTGCAATATTTCCCTCTCCTTTCATTCTCCGGCCGAATTCACTGTCGCTTACATTTCCAGCGTGCAGACTTTCAATGAGATGCCACACTTTATCCGCCCGGTC
This window of the Chitinophaga sp. Cy-1792 genome carries:
- a CDS encoding transglutaminase family protein, whose translation is MSRSLHYLFLCISFLLYTKPIFAADDTDKNVTIANKEEQYEFVLSGEKDNPVNIRQDLKVAYLCNQYRTTIPFAEFYDDKSRIDEVKVYIDNARRKDIQPIYANYSIDDIFYSDAKICGVKLDLIKKGSESRVELQKTFLDPRYLTSIYFTESFPVAAKTVTIIVPKWMKVELKEMNFNGFNIKKEVTYNSRKDADVYTFTATNLPATSRDEKSPGPTYVYPHLLVLSQSANTKDGDQQYFNKTADLYNWYHSLVKQIGDKDDVIKTKALEITKGITADTAKIAAVYNWVQDNIRYIAFEDGIAGFKPEAAQSVLQHKYGDCKGMANLTRGLLKALGYDARLCWIGTDRIAYDYSIPSMAVDNHMICALNFKGKRMFLDATETYIGVNQYAQRIQNRQVMIEDGNSFILDRVPLCSYLQNTETEKRTLHVEGNALVGKVQHEWDGESKEFLLSQVNGIRKEKVSNALQRYLNETNDKYVISSLQQSDMNNWNQRLNINYDLKFQDAVSGFGDDMFIEMDFRKEFSGFNIDTAKRTSDYLFSYKHHLIHETSLDIPAGYKAELPQELKIDRDGYAFHLSYKLAGAKVVYRKELIIKNNWLPKAAFAQWNSDIQSLDKAYLEQVTLSKK
- a CDS encoding DUF3857 domain-containing protein; amino-acid sequence: MRVLQLAVICTILTVQGFAQSKRNYDKYNERATVVRNEIWNWNIPAFQHPDLKDVDTKESAVLLAKHIDLKLWRVKDIDMTSFGAYGGRDIYYSRTVREMIKINDKVALDEYSQFSFKKLQAVGFRRHRTANAATFIGVRIIKPDGAVKEVKVADELVNEEDDDKLQKSKLAIPDLQVGDVIDYYVKVEQIHTPETPIDEQFFVLGEDKPMKQFSVHGDISDKYSVRYRLMNGAPDLKISRKEDGSSFDLLVKNLPSRPTDLWMAPIRQIPLIRMKVSFGLGSAIDVHAAPGTFKKDPSYMDVRDAADAYTNEVLKYIAVAGVGNYKRTVNDMLKTYSRAVKKDIPDDSIPYYAYYAFRYMAFYRVQPNDKINVGLERNYRTSNNRMFLMLLNDVLKYQGIYSDILLVTSRYGAPQKETFNADDFEYVLRTKTPKPVYLSAEGVFTQCAEMLAEYEGQKAPVSTVAAGKPKRGESGYEKAVEIPSTSAEENTHIEKLNISIDNAMSQLLVDRNTILKGGLRLDGQKELLLFEDYYDEERRALGVEQSFMEEFADSKRNRALADEYTNAFAQARKDQKDAFKGEIKGEFDVEPKDISYYKVRKMGLRHTDPDLVYDTKFSMEGFLKKAGNNYIFDIGRIIGKQLQVKAEQRTRTVDIYEPFARSFEHQITLTIPAGYKLEGADKLTRKVDNATGSFIVDSKIDGDKLHVNIIKVYKHSFEKAESWNDLLQVIDAANDFLTQKVLLKKA
- a CDS encoding AAA family ATPase — protein: MGQFKNNPVNNNIDLVNDTFINAQAAYIRQFGILPNISTIYDVDIEKMAVKIEAELKDEITQVFRDLEYNSKKKKYDYDEVIYMLTNNRMIFMASSYMELFYADDTAFIQRFTEVAAKTRRRAKRQPHEINLVTAKKGSFGLTSMEIKRTKLDLDLCYEDDFKEIDNLIQERLKKDKDKGIVLLHGLPGTGKTTYLRYLIGKLKKRVLFISSEMATNIIEPGFMELLIQNPNSILVIEDAENVILDRKISGNAAVANLLNLSDGLLSDCLNIQLVCSFNSELSAIDSALLRKGRLIARYEFGKLSVEKSQRLSDSLGHKRVITQPMSIAEITNPNEITHQPKKTVIGFRRVMEEDLVN
- a CDS encoding DinB family protein, which produces MRNVIQVVREALLTNFRELDQWFEKDQALLDFKPDTEQWSIREVLEHITLTNYFLLLIINKSTRRALDRKRTGHTVIVPADYEDKFEQIDVIGSKSFGWVRPEHMEPEGMKSLAEIKATLKQQYAQCMYNVSLLKNGEGMLVFTNMSVNHLGKLDIYQYIYFLTKHIERHIRQMQRVEKQFEDSAVLI